The Anaeromusa acidaminophila DSM 3853 genome includes a region encoding these proteins:
- a CDS encoding cytidylyltransferase domain-containing protein — protein sequence MKTVIIVQARMTSTRLPGKVLKEVLGKPLLAYQLERLRRVQLADEIVLATTTNQTDDVLAAFAAKEEIRCFRGDEQDVLDRYYQAAVMAEADVVVRVTSDCPLIEPAIIDEVIQVYFKSPSVDYVSNTLSRTYPRGLDVECFSFKTLEIAWKNANKAYEREHVTPYLYQQPNFIKKELKAAGDYSEYRWTVDTQEDYELVRLLLEELYPVQPCFSWRDVLRVLERHPDWKRLNAEIEQKKLEE from the coding sequence ATGAAAACGGTCATTATTGTACAGGCGCGTATGACCTCAACGCGATTGCCGGGTAAGGTGCTTAAAGAAGTATTGGGGAAACCCTTGCTGGCCTATCAACTGGAACGATTGCGCCGAGTTCAATTGGCGGATGAGATTGTTTTGGCAACAACAACCAATCAAACAGATGACGTACTCGCCGCGTTTGCCGCTAAAGAAGAGATTCGTTGTTTTCGAGGCGACGAGCAGGACGTGTTGGATCGGTATTATCAAGCGGCTGTAATGGCGGAGGCGGATGTGGTAGTTAGGGTGACTTCGGATTGCCCTCTGATTGAGCCTGCTATTATTGATGAAGTGATTCAAGTATACTTTAAAAGCCCGAGCGTAGATTATGTATCTAATACGTTGAGCCGTACCTATCCACGAGGGCTGGATGTAGAGTGCTTTTCTTTTAAGACTTTAGAAATAGCCTGGAAGAATGCAAATAAAGCCTATGAGCGGGAACATGTAACACCGTATTTGTATCAGCAGCCCAATTTTATAAAAAAAGAATTAAAAGCGGCTGGGGACTATTCGGAGTATCGTTGGACTGTGGACACACAAGAAGATTATGAATTAGTGAGACTTTTGCTGGAAGAATTGTATCCAGTCCAACCGTGTTTTTCTTGGCGTGACGTGCTGCGCGTGCTGGAACGGCATCCGGACTGGAAGCGGCTCAACGCGGAAATTGAGCAGAAGAAGTTGGAAGAATAG
- a CDS encoding pseudaminic acid biosynthesis-associated methylase, which produces MSAYKTEQESFWAGEFGDAYVERNKSAQLAAANLAFFSRILSRTTETSSVLELGANIGMNLKALRQLIPGCQLTAVEINQTAVEELKKQEQVEVYHQSIFDFAVQDRQWDLTFTKGVLIHLAPEMLPEVYKTLYQCSKKYILVAEYYNPSPVEISYRGHDGKLFKRDFAGELIAQYPDLQVVDYGFCWHKDPMFPQDDITWFLLKK; this is translated from the coding sequence ATGAGTGCATATAAAACCGAACAAGAGTCTTTTTGGGCTGGCGAGTTTGGGGATGCCTATGTGGAACGGAATAAAAGCGCGCAATTGGCAGCGGCGAACTTAGCTTTTTTCAGCCGGATTTTAAGTCGGACAACAGAAACCAGTAGTGTGCTGGAGCTTGGGGCTAATATTGGCATGAACTTAAAGGCGTTACGCCAATTGATTCCGGGGTGCCAATTGACTGCGGTAGAAATTAATCAAACAGCCGTGGAAGAACTTAAAAAGCAAGAGCAAGTGGAAGTATATCATCAATCTATATTTGATTTTGCCGTACAAGATCGGCAGTGGGATTTGACATTTACCAAAGGCGTATTAATTCACTTGGCACCGGAAATGCTGCCGGAAGTGTATAAAACATTATACCAATGCAGTAAAAAATATATTCTTGTAGCGGAATATTATAATCCCTCGCCGGTAGAAATATCTTATCGCGGTCACGATGGGAAATTGTTTAAACGTGATTTTGCAGGAGAGCTTATAGCTCAATATCCAGATTTGCAGGTTGTAGATTACGGCTTCTGCTGGCATAAGGATCCCATGTTTCCTCAAGATGATATTACCTGGTTTTTGTTGAAAAAATGA